The window GCATGTGCTGCAGCCGAGTGGGCAGACCATATGCGCTTCCATTGAGTATTCTCCTGAAGGCGGCTTCAGGGGGGCATGGATTGGGGGTGAGGTCAGGCTTGTCGCAGAAGGGCAAACTCTGCTGGCCTGATACGGCAGTAGTCCCTGAGGGCGTGAACGAACGTGTTGCGCGGGGGCATGCCGGAAGGGCTTGTTGGCGGGGCTTGTCTCCCGGGCCTGATGGGAGTAATGTGCGCACGCGGTACTCAGGTACAGATACACTCATCATTAAACCGATCGGACTCTTTTTTCATGGAACTTACTCTTTTGGCTGACCTGTGGGATTATCTCGCAGTGGAAAAGCATCTCCCCGGCAAGCTGTCTCTCAAGGTTGATCTCGCGATCAGAAATCATCCCAAGGCAGCCGAATTGTCCAAAAGCGGTGTCTCCGGACTGGCAGCCATCCGCAAGACACGCATGAACATATTTACCCGTACGCTTGTTGTGGAGTACGATACAGCACTTTTGCCTTTTGATCGCCTTGACGCCCTGCTGCGCTGTACGGATATGGAGCAGATGCGTTCAATGGCAGAACAGATTTCCTTGGCCTGATGCGCATTGAACGCAGCTGTTAGAAAAAATATACTGTACAGCAGCCCCCATCGCCTTGTTATGGTCCCATAATGCAATTGATACGCTAAGCCATCCGGTGCCGGTAACTGGAACGTACAGGAGGAGCCATGGCCGAAAATAATCAGTATCTCACATTTTCCCTCGCGGAAGAGATATTTGCACTTGATATCAGCTCGGTGCGAGAAGTGCTTGAACTTGCTTCCATTACGCGCATCCCGCGCACTCCCAGCTATATGCGCGGGGTGATCAATCTGCGCGGCCATGCCGTCCCCGTTCTGGAGCTCCGACGCAAGTTCGGCATGCCTGCCATTGAAGACACGGTGAATACCTGCATCATTATTGTAGAGGTGCAGCTGGATGGCGACACCACGATCATCGGTACCTTGGTCGACTCCGTGCGCGAGGTCTTCGAAATGGGGCAGGACACCATTGAGGCTGCTCCCCGCATGGGCACGGCAATCAAGTCCGAATTCATCAAGGGAATGGGCAGGCAAGGCGAGAATTTCGTGATCATTCTGGACGTGAACAGAATTTTCTCCGCAGAAGAATTGGCCGAAGTCTCTTCTGTCGCGCCGGTTTCCGCGCCCGCCGAGTCGGCGGTGCAAACGGCCGCCTCATAGTCGGCACATTGATTGCGACTCCGCCCAGGCCGCTCCGGATTTGTTCCGGGGCGGCTTTTTTTGCGCATGGCTTGTTCGGATTGTATAAGTATGTCAAATTCTGACTGTAGTTACCTCAGCAATGGCGTACTCCACGCCTACTTCAATACAGGACATCAATCGGCCGGAACAAAGCATGTCTGACTTGCGGAATAGCCCCTCCCACGATCTCGTTCAGGAATTGGAACGATTGAAGCAGGAAAACGCCCGCCTCAGGGGGCGCAACGATGAGCTTGCGGGAACGCTGGCGTGTTTCTCGCAGCCGATTCCCGTGGTGCGTTCCATAGCAAACAACGTAAAAGACGCCATCATGGTCCTTGATGAGGAAGGGCGCATCATAACCGGCAATCCCCTTGCGGCATTCATGTTCGGCGAGGTTCAGGATACCTTTGGCGGACAGGTGATTCATGACCTGCTGGGCGCGGCTGATGCGGGCATGCAGGCCTTTACTGCCGCAGTGGAAGGCAATGGTTGCGTTATCACGGAGCAGCAGGGCTTGGGGCTGAAGGAATGGCGTTCCGCGCCGCTCGTCATAGATGGTAAAAGACTGATCCTGCTAGGCCAGCTTGATGTTGCCGACAGGTTCTCGCTCCGTCAGGGGAATTTGCAATTGCAAGCCTTGTTGGAAGAGAGGGGCGTTTCCCGGAGCATCGCCTTGCGGCAGATACTTGAGCGCCAACGGGCGGAAGAGATGTTTCGCAGGGAGCAGGGGGTCTTTCAGCTTATTCTGGATACCGATCCAAGTTATATTTCAGTCTATGATGCCGAGGGGCAGCCGCGTCTTGTAAACAGGGCCTTTTCTCATCTTTTCGGATTCAGGGAAGAGTTGCCGTTGGCAGAGCAGTTCCGGCAATCTGCGGCGGCACGGCAGTTTGCCTGCGACAGGACAGAGCGGGTGTGCCGCACGGGAACGACTGAGTACTACGAGTGCGAAGTTGAAGACGATATGGGTACCTTCCGGTGGTATGATGCGGTCATAACACCGTTGGAAACACCTTCAGGTGAGACGTTGGCTTTGAGTATTGCAACTGACGTCACCGAGCGGAAAGTCAGCCAGCTGGCATTGGAGCAGGCGCACAGCGAGCTGGAAGAGCGCGTCAAGGAGCGCACGGCTGCGCTTGCCGAGCTGAACGAGCGGCTCGTGCATGAGGCAATGGAGCGTCTCGAGGCGCAGCGTCGGATTGAGGAAAGCGAAGCCCGTTTCAAGAGTCTGTTCTTCACCAACCAGGCTATCAAGTTGCTCGTTGACCGTGAGAGTCTTGTCATCAGGGAAGCTAACAACGCGGCCCTGCAGTTTTATGGATATACGCGTGAGGAAATGATTGGTCTGCCGGTTACGGCGCTCACCATGAGTACCGAGGAGCTGATACGGGAGCGGCAGGGCGGGATGTCCCGTGAGGGGAGTGCGCATTTTGAAGCCCGCCACCGGCTCAAGAACGGTCGGTTCGTTGATGTGGAAGTGTATTCGGGCTCCATTGAAGGGGAAATGTTCAAGACCATTTTTGCCATCGTGCA is drawn from Desulfovibrio mangrovi and contains these coding sequences:
- a CDS encoding chemotaxis protein CheW encodes the protein MAENNQYLTFSLAEEIFALDISSVREVLELASITRIPRTPSYMRGVINLRGHAVPVLELRRKFGMPAIEDTVNTCIIIVEVQLDGDTTIIGTLVDSVREVFEMGQDTIEAAPRMGTAIKSEFIKGMGRQGENFVIILDVNRIFSAEELAEVSSVAPVSAPAESAVQTAAS
- a CDS encoding PAS domain S-box protein, whose translation is MSDLRNSPSHDLVQELERLKQENARLRGRNDELAGTLACFSQPIPVVRSIANNVKDAIMVLDEEGRIITGNPLAAFMFGEVQDTFGGQVIHDLLGAADAGMQAFTAAVEGNGCVITEQQGLGLKEWRSAPLVIDGKRLILLGQLDVADRFSLRQGNLQLQALLEERGVSRSIALRQILERQRAEEMFRREQGVFQLILDTDPSYISVYDAEGQPRLVNRAFSHLFGFREELPLAEQFRQSAAARQFACDRTERVCRTGTTEYYECEVEDDMGTFRWYDAVITPLETPSGETLALSIATDVTERKVSQLALEQAHSELEERVKERTAALAELNERLVHEAMERLEAQRRIEESEARFKSLFFTNQAIKLLVDRESLVIREANNAALQFYGYTREEMIGLPVTALTMSTEELIRERQGGMSREGSAHFEARHRLKNGRFVDVEVYSGSIEGEMFKTIFAIVHDISERKKAERLVIEQRNHLTALMNALADSAMLLDVEGTIITLNTAAATVLGGTEEELAGVSLFDKVLPVSEKHMRAIMEKVRETGQPLRQEYASGDSVWDVTCNPVLDIMGNVGGLALYGKDVSARKKAEERMRWLSARVLSAQEEERKRIGRELHDSTAQMLSGIKFMMEADLSIMERAKLPHDTRAIRKVVSLLQGAIIELRRIIMDLRPTVLDDLGLLSALRWLQDEFCTMHSGTGFRLLLEMDEDLLSEVQKSVLFRVAQEAIANAVRHSRADALSLSLVREGDYCSLVVSDNGVGFDPRELVGAGIGLDSMRERLELVEGQLHISSEKGIGTQVKALVPIRKHDEMRDQNRE